One Fundidesulfovibrio putealis DSM 16056 genomic window, CCACGTCCTTGAAAGCGTCGTACAGGGCCTTCCAGTCGGGGGCCTTGCGGATGCGGTCGAAGGTCCACTTCACGTCGGCGGCGGTGAAGGGGTTGCCGGAGTGGAAGGTGACGCCCTTCTTCAGGTAGACGCGCATGGTCAGGGGGTCTTTCTGTTCCCACTTCTCGGCCAGGCGCGCTTCGATCTTCATGTCCTTGGTCCAGCGGACCAGGGGGTCGAAGACCCACTCGGCGTAGGACAGCAGGTTGCCCGACAGCTGGCTCATGTAGTCCAGGCGCGGGGGGTCGGCGTCGAGCGCGAGTTTCAGGGTCTTGGCCTGGGCGTTCACCGCCAGGACCGCCGCCAAGGCCAGCGCGGCCACGACTGCAAGGGGTTTCTTCATACCGTTCTCTCCTGTCTGCGTTGTAGGTCCCTGCGGCAGGATGCCGCCCATTGAGCGCTTGTGTTACAATTCCGACACATTAGCCTGAAAAAAACCTCTTGTGAAGAGCCCGCCGGACGGGCGGCAGTCCCTTCCCAGGCACAGGGTCCGGCAAATGCTTGGCCGGACAGGGAAAAGACTCCGCCCTCCCCTGCCCGGCCCGGAAAACATGTTTTCGACAGGCTGCTAGCCCTTCCGATACTCCTCGATCAGCCGGTCGGTCTCGCGCACGTACTCGCGCTCCCTGGCCCAGAACTCCTGGGATTTCAGCGCGTCAAGCTCGGCCACGCTCTTGCCCTGCTGCTCCACCCAGGTGAAATACTTCAGGTTGTGCCAGCGTCTGCGCACCTCCTGGGTGCCCTCCTGAATCCAATCCGTCTTCTGGCCGTGGAAGATGCCCTCCAGGCGGTGGTCGGCCTCGGAGCGGTCCATGACACCGTGGGACTCAGTGAGGTTCTTCATCACCGAGTGATAACGGGCTATGTTGTCCGTGCACACGGTCACCACCACGTCGTCCTTGCCGAAGCCGTAGTGGCGCGCGGTCTTGATGGCTCCCAGGATGTTGCACACCCCGGAGATGCCCACGATGGAGGCCAGCTTCTGCACCGCGTCGGAGCTGACGCCCGCAGCCATCAGGGCCTCATGTCCGGGAGCTTCCACCAGCATCTGCAGGCCCAGCTTGCACTCCATGTCATCGATGCACATCATGGCGTCCATGTTCATGACGTTGTGGATCCAGGTGACGTGCTTGTCGCCGATGCCCTGGATGTCGTGCCCGCCGTAGCCGTTCATGTACAGCGTGGGGCACTGGATGGGCTCCAGGCCCACGATTTTGTGGTCCGGCCAGAGGAGCTTCAGGGCGTCGCCCGCGCCGATCGTCCCCGAGGAGCCCATGGCGGACACGAAGGCCGAGGCCTTGCCCTTGCCCACGCCCTTCTCGCCAAGCTCCTTCACCAATGCGGCCACGCTGGGGCCGGTGACGGTGGAATGGAAGCGGTAGTTCCCGAAGCGCTCGAACTGGTTCATGATGCGCACGGTCTCGGGGCCAGCGCCGGAGAGCTCGTGGCACTTGTCGTAGATCTCCTTCACGTTGGACTCGCAGCCCGGCGTGGCGATGATGCTCGACCCGAAGGATTTGATCATCTCGAAGCGCTCGGCGCTCATCTCCTCGGGCAGCACCACCACGGAATCAAAGCCCATGCGCCCGCCCACCCAGGCTCCGCCGATGCCGTAGTTGCCCGTGGAGGGCCACACCACCGTGTGTTTGCCCGCCTCCACCTGTCCGCGCACCAGCTGCTCGATCAGCACCGAGTAGGTGGCCCCAACCTTGTGGCTGCCGGTGGGGAACTCCTTGCCGTAGATCACCACGATCT contains:
- a CDS encoding PLP-dependent cysteine synthase family protein produces the protein MPRTPIAVPTFAEMLDPSRIAPEIRRKALAAKSSDPLDPINLFNITWRDAQGQVTHMVLPKELTGVDAEIVVIYGKEFPTGSHKVGATYSVLIEQLVRGQVEAGKHTVVWPSTGNYGIGGAWVGGRMGFDSVVVLPEEMSAERFEMIKSFGSSIIATPGCESNVKEIYDKCHELSGAGPETVRIMNQFERFGNYRFHSTVTGPSVAALVKELGEKGVGKGKASAFVSAMGSSGTIGAGDALKLLWPDHKIVGLEPIQCPTLYMNGYGGHDIQGIGDKHVTWIHNVMNMDAMMCIDDMECKLGLQMLVEAPGHEALMAAGVSSDAVQKLASIVGISGVCNILGAIKTARHYGFGKDDVVVTVCTDNIARYHSVMKNLTESHGVMDRSEADHRLEGIFHGQKTDWIQEGTQEVRRRWHNLKYFTWVEQQGKSVAELDALKSQEFWAREREYVRETDRLIEEYRKG